The window TGCCAAAGGTTACCTAAGTCAGTTGCTGCCTGGTTATTTTGATTTGTAGTTTTAACTGAGATACCAATAATTTTGAAGTTTTCCATAAATAAGATTTTGTGTGAAGATAATAGATTCTATTCTATTGTCAGTCTGAGCCTGTCGAAGACCTTTTCGCTTTAATCCTTAAACACTTTCATAATGAGAATACGATATAAAACCATGCAAAGAACTTGAGTTTGCTGCATTACCCTAAGTTTCTAAACCTGATGGGAGCGAACACAAAGTATTAGCCTTTTCTGCTAACAACGGAGTAAAGCAAACAGCAGGACTAACTTTAAAACGAAGCCGAGGATTTGCTTTCCAAGCTAATCTCTTTAAATCAAACTCAATTATCATTGTTCCTCGCTTAAATCAGTGAAATCATATTCTTATCTTTGTTGCAAATATGCAGGGCTTAGTTATTAAATCTACCGGGAGTTGGTATAGCGTTTTGGCAAATGATGGCAAACGTTACGACTGCCGTATTGTTGGTAAATTCAGGATGAAGGGCATCCAAACGACCAATCCGATTGCAGTTGGCGATCAAGTGAAATTCGATTTGGAACGAGATGGAATAACTGGTGTAATCGATGAGCTTTTGCCTCGCAAAAATTATATTATTCGAAAATCTATCAACTTAAGCAAGCAGGCGCAAATTTTAGCGGCGAACTTGGATATGGCTATTTTGATCGTAACGCTTGCTTCTCCTCGGACTTCTTTGGGTTTTATAGATCGTTTTTTAGTAACCGCCGAGGCTTATGATGTGCCGACAGTTTTAGTGTTTAACAAACTCGATTTGTTTAGTAAAGAAGGACTAGAAATTCTTCAGGATTTCAAAGAAATTTACCAAGCAATTGGCTATTCCTGTTATGAGGTTTCTGCATTAAAGGGTATAAATGTTCCAATAATTCAAGATTTAATTGCTAATAAAATTACCTTGATTTCTGGTCATTCAGGTGTTGGAAAATCCAGTTTAATTAATGCACTTTTACCAGATCGTGATTTAAGAACTGGCGAAGTTTCTGATTGGAGTGATAAAGGCCAGCATACTACAACATTTGCCGAAATGTTCGAATTGCCCCAAGGTGGTTTCATTGTAGATACGCCTGGGATTAGAGAATTAGGTGTTATTGATATTGAAAAAGAAGAACTTGGGCATTTCTTTAGAGAGATTTTTAAAACTTCTCACGATTGTAAGTTTAATAATTGTCGACATATTAATGAACCCGGTTGTGCGGTTATTAAAGCGGTTGACAATGATGAAATCGCTGTTTCAAGGTATGAAAGTTACCTAAGTATTTACCATGGTAATGATACGAGGCATTAGGTAAATAGCTTACTGTATCACTTATTTATAAAAAACTAAATTCTTAGTGTGCTTCGTGACTTTGTGGTTAAAAAAATTAGATATGAAATTTAAATTAGGTGATTTTGTTCGTTTTGTTGATGAAAAACGTGAAGGATATGTAACCAAAATAATCGATGCACAAACTTTAGGTGTTACCGATGAAGATGGTTTTGAAATTCCTGTGGCTGTAAGTAATCTTACTTCTGTTCACGGACATGGAGTTTCTGTCGAAGAAGTTGATGCGCCGAAGCCAATTCAGGTTAATGTGCCGATGTTAAGCAAAACTGAGAATGGCATTTATTTGGCTGTAGCGAATGATAATAAGGCTGGAAATGTGGTACATTTTCATCTTCAAAATCAAACGGCAAGTGTGGTATTGCTAACCTTAACCACCGAAAGGAAGGATAAATATGCAGGAACATTTTATGGCGTAATCGAATCTTTTAATTCATCATTGGTATATTCTGCATCATTAGCTGATTTAGATATTTGGCCAGAATTTAGTTTTCAAATTCTATTATTTACTAAGGCTGATGTAAAACCGGTGGCTCCTTTAACCATTCGCAAAAAGTTTAGGGCAAAAGATTTCAGCACTGAAATAAAGGATTTGCCAGGATTAAATAAAAAAGGATGGTTGATTCGCTTAGATGAACAAGCGCCAATTATCGATGCCCAAAAATTGAAAGAAAGCTTCTTTAAATCATCTGAAGAAAAAAAGAAAACAGTTGATGTTCCGCAAAAAGAAATTGATTTGCATATTGAAAAGCTTCGTGATGATCATCATTTCTTAGCTGCAGATGAAATGCTAATTATTCAACTAGCTCATTTTCAAAATGCTTTGGATGCCGCTATTGTTCATCATTTTGAGAAAATTGTTTTCATCCATGGTTCGGGAAATGGAACACTGAGAGATAAAATTCATAAAATTATCAGCAAAAATCCACATATCAAAACATATATGGATGCCAAAAAAGAGAAATTTAGTTATGGCGCTACGGAAGTTGTATTTAAATAGGTTGATTATAGGTTAACTGCAAGTCGCAATTTAAATCTTTTTAGCTAAAAACTTCATCACCATAATCTGGATTTGCACCAGGTTGCGATGCTACGAAAGCGCCAACTTTACAGGCTCTATCTAAAACAGTATCCATTGGGAAACCATTAAGGTAGCTTGAAATAAAGGTTGCAAGAAACGAATCACCAGCTCCAACAGTATCTGCAACTTTAACTTGATAACCTTTGTGGTAATATAATTTTCCTTCAGATAAAACGTAAGCTCCTTTTTCGCCAACGGTTAAGCAAATAATTTTTATGTTGAACTTGATGGCTAATTGCTTTAAAAGTTGTTCATCGGTATTGCCAGTAAGTAATAAATTTGCTTTTAAATAAACAAGTTCATCCTCATTTACTTTTAAAATATCTGCTTCTTTTAATAAGGAAGATAAGGTTTCTATATTATAAAATGGCGGACGAAGATTAATATCAAATATCTTTAATTTGGCATGTTTAAGTAAGCTTAAAATCGTGTTTTTACTTACCTCGTTTCTACATGTTAAGCTACAATAAACAAAAGCATCCGAATTTTTAACAGCTTCAACTGCGTTCTCAGAAAGTTCAATATAATCCCAGGCAACAGGCTCAACTATAATGTAAGTAGCTTGGTGAGTCTCATCAAGCTTTACCATTACGGTACTTGTTGGTAAAGTTGGGTGGTTTTGAATCAAATCTGTAGGATAATTTTTTGAAGAAAGAAAATCAATTAGGCCTTCTCCATTTTCATCTTTTCCAACTGCACTAACAAACTTGCTGTCGATATTTTGTTTATGAAGATTTAGCGCCACATTCATTGATGAACCTCCAGCTTTTTTTCCTTCTGGAAAAACGTCCCATAAAATTTCGCCGATTGCAGTAACTGTTTTTCTCATGCTCAATATTTAAAAACGTAAAGAAACAATTTTTGTTGGGCTATCGAAATAAATTGTTTTTATATCTTTAGGTTTAATCCATAAAAATGAAAAATTTCATCATTATAGCTTTGTGTTTGATTACGTTAAATTCATTTGCTCAATCTAAAAATGAGAAGCAAGCAGTTTTGAAGTTATTAGAAAGGCAACGTTTAGATTGGAATAAAGGTGATGTTGAAGCTTACATGCAAGGCTATGTTAAAAGCGATAGTCTGCTTTTCGTTGGCAAAAGCGGACCAACTTACGGCTGGCAAAAAACGTTGGATAATTATAAAAAAGGTTATCCGGATAAAGCTGCAATGGGTTTTTTAACTTTCGGAATTAAAAAAGTTGAATTTTTAAATAGAGATGTGGCTTTCGTTTTAGGAAGCTGGAATGTAAAAAGAGAAAAAGATGAGCTAAAAGGGTATTTTACTTTACTGCTTAAAAAGATAAAAGGAGAGTGGAGAATAGTTGTTGATCATAGTTCATAGTTATTTTTTGTGTGTTGTAATTGTGAGGAACTAAGAATCCCTATTTCGAATAAACCTACTCTCCCAATTTAAAATCCTTATAGTAAAATTCTTTATCTTCATCAGTAATCTGGCGGATAACCCTACAAGGATTTCCTGCGGCGAAAACATTATCAGGAATACTTCTAGTAATAATACTTCCTGAACCAATTACCACATTTGAACCTATGGTTACACCTGGATTAATCACCACATTTCCGCCGATCCAAACGCTATTACCGATGGTTATTTCTTGTGCCCATTCATGTTCCATATCTCGCAAATGGGAATGTATTGGATGCCCAGCGGTATAAATGGAAACATTTGGTGCAATAAAAACACTATTTCCAATACTAACTTTTGCGCAATCTAAAATCACTAAATTAAAGTTTGCATAAAAATTATCTCCAATTTCGATATTATAACCATAATCACAACGGAAAGGTGGTTCTACATAAAACATGCTTTCGGTTTTGCCAAACAAACCTTTTAATAAAGACTTTCTTTGTTTTATAAATTTTGGAGCGAGATTATTAAACTCAAAAGTGACTTCTCTGGCTTTTAATCTTTCTTTTGATAATTCTGCGTCACCGGCTTGGTAAGCTTTTCCAGCGAGCATTTTTTGTTTTTCAGTAAGTATGATGGGCTCCATGGATTATAATTTATCTGGCTAATTTAATGAAGATTTAAAGATTTGCAAGTTCTGCAATGAGAGAAACAAACTTTAATAGCAGTAAAGCCTGAAATTAAATAAACCCGATTGAAATGAAAAGCCTAAGCTTTTTCTGCTTGGCTTGTAATAAAAAGCGGGGCTATCGTAACCGATGCCCCGCTGTATTTGCTTTTCAAATATTTATGAAAATTATATTATTATGGTCTGCCCTTAGCTAAAGCATTTTCTGCAATTTGAACAGCTTTTTTCTCTCTCCAATTTGCATACTTCTCTTTAAATGTCATTTTAATCAAACTATCAATAGCGCCATGGGTAAATAAACTCCAAACGCTCGCAACTTTACGAGAAATAGATTGATCCCAGGCTCGCAAACTTAGCGAAAATGAACCATCGAGATATTTCATCCAATGCCACATACCTGTTGGCATAAATAACGTATCGCCATGCTCCAAGAAAACTTCGTAGCCTTCAACTCCGTTTAAGGCTGGAAATTTTTTAAAATCTGGGTTTGCAACATCATAATCTTCCAAAGCATAAGTTGCATTTGGTAAGCAATACAACCTATCTTTCCATTTGTTATCAAAAAGAACGATGTGTTTTCTGCCTCCAAAATGTGTGTGGAAAATGTGCGGTAAATCGATATCGTAATGTAAAAAAGTTACCGAATTAGAACCACCAAAAAACATAGCTGGCATGCTTTCAATAAAACCACCCATTAAATCTTTAGGGATTTTTATATCATTAATTAAGCTTGGAACTTTTTTAAACAGGTTAAAAAAGAAAATTCTCAATTCAGTTGGTTCGCGTTTTATAAGGTCTAAATATTCTCCAAGTTTCATATGCGCAGTAGCCGCATTAATTGGTTTTGAAGGATCGGCTTTAGAATTATCGTAAAGCGGCACTTCTAAATCGCCACCAATTTCTTTTAAATATTCAGCAGTCCATTTGTCTCTCGCAGGCCAATCTTTAGTTAGGCCCTTAATTACTAATGGACGTTTGGTTTTTAAATAGTTTTTTTTAAAATCTTCGGGAGTTATACTCTCAACGATATCTACTGGTTTTAAAATGAAACTCATGCTTTTAAAATAGGTTATTTATTTGCCTAACAACAAATGTGTAAATTTTATTTTATATAATAGATAATCGCCAGCAAATCTGATTAAAATTACTTAACACAAAATAAATATATAGTTAACAGCTTTAACTTATGCTATGCGTAAACTTTATTTTTTACGATTGCAGCATAAGCCGCATCCCATAAATCAATTCGTTTTTGCAAAGCCATCTTCGCGGTTTCTTCTGCCTCAGCCCAAAAATCTTCACTTTTATTGCAAAGTTTCTCAGTCATGGAAAGCGCCAAATGACTATGATGATCTCCATCAACTTCAATATGGCGTTCTAAGTAGTATTTAAAATTAGAAACCTGATCGGGTTGTGCACTGTTCAAATCTTTTACCATGCTAATAAACATGTTCGGAATTAAATCTTCTCGTCCGAAGGTAAAACTTGCAGCCTGCAAATGTGTTTTACCACTATTTATGGTTTCAAAAGTGGCGCTAACAAAATTTTGTGCCGCTTCCGGAACTTCAGCCAATTCAAAAGCCATTTGTAAATCTCTACCTTTTTTTAAGGAATGCAGAAAATTAGTAATCGGTTTAATGTTTGCACCACACTGCTGCATCGCATCTAAATACATTTCGAAATGACTTTTAATCATGCCATTTGCATCAACATCAGCTTCCTCACCAGCTACTATATCATTAATTAATTGTCGGGTTACTGCATCACCAACAGGGAACCAAGGTAACGTTGTGCAGGTTAAATTAATTTGTAATGATTTAAGTAACGACATAAAATCCCAAACGGCAAAAATATGATGTTCCATAAAAATCTGTAAGTCTTCCAACTCACTTATCGCAGCATAAACTTTATGGTTTACAATCTGTTGCCTTAAAGGTTCTATATTATTTTGAATGTTTTTAATATTGGGATGCATCTTATTTTTGTTCTAATATGTAGCTGACCAGCCAACTGCATACTGCTAAATCTTCGTCAAAATTAAAGCAAATTCACAGCTTTTACTACGAATTGTAAATCATGAAAAAAAACTGACAATAGCTATATAACAAAAAAACGTTCTTGCAAAATTGCAAGAACGTTTAGCGTTAAATAATAAGATTTGTTAATATTATTTTGGCATTAAAACCGTATCAATTACGTGGATTACACCGTTAGATTGATTTACATCAGCAATCGTTACTGTACTCATGCCACCTTTAGCATCAGTTAACATTAATTTTTTGCCCATCATGTGTGCAGTAAGTTTTTCACCTTCTACAGTTGTTAATTCTGCTTTACCACCGCCAGCTTTAATTGCTGCAGCAATAGCTTTGCTATCCATTTTACCAGCAACAACATGGTAAGTTAAAATTTTAGTAAGTGTTGCTTTGTTTTCTGGTTTAACTAAAGTTTCAACAGTTCCTTTAGGTAATTTATCGAAAGCAGCATTTGTTGGAGCGAAAACGGTAAATGGTCCAGCGCTTTTTAAAGTTTCTACCAAGCCAGCAGCTTTAACAGCAGCAACTAATGTAGTGTGATCTTTAGAGTTTACAGCGTTATCTACGATGTCTTTATTAGCATACATTGCAGCACCACCAACCATTGGATTTTTTTGAGCGTAAACTTGAGTTGTAAGTGCCATAGTTACTACAGCAATTGCAGATAAGATTAATTTTTTCATTGTTATTTTAATTAAGTTTTGTTATTTGATTGCATTTACGACAGCATGTAGACGCTTGGATGTTTTGAAAACCGATTAATGTTTAACTATCTGATATATAAGTTATTAAAATGAATATTTTTAATTTGGAAAACAATGGAAGAAGCGGGTGGAGGAATGCAATCCGTTTTTCCGCTAAATCTTTTTTGCAGGAAAAGCAAAAAAGTATACCGCTTCAATACGGTTTAATAACAAAAGCTTATGGCGCTTTAACGCCGTTCTAAAAACTCAATTGCACAAAAAAATCAATTTGATATTTTCAACTTACTATCTAGATTAAGGATGAAATTACGGCAAATAATAAGTTAAAGGTTTTTCTAGTTATTTTTAAACCTACTTTATTTAAGGAAGATAAAGTTTAAGTAACCTTCGCCTGCCTAATTTTTTTGGAGAATAAGTTTGGAAAAAAACGTTTTAAAAGAACAGCTTTAGTTTCCTTTCCGCCAATATAAACTTCTTCTTTTTTGTTTTTAATAGCTTTAACAATTTCAATAGCACAAGTTTCAGCACTCATTCCATTGCTTTGTGCATCATCCATTATACCCTGTCCGGTTCCGCTTGCGGTTAAAGCATTTATAGAAACATTTGTTTTGATA is drawn from Pedobacter mucosus and contains these coding sequences:
- a CDS encoding YybH family protein; translated protein: MKNFIIIALCLITLNSFAQSKNEKQAVLKLLERQRLDWNKGDVEAYMQGYVKSDSLLFVGKSGPTYGWQKTLDNYKKGYPDKAAMGFLTFGIKKVEFLNRDVAFVLGSWNVKREKDELKGYFTLLLKKIKGEWRIVVDHSS
- a CDS encoding cupin-like domain-containing protein yields the protein MSFILKPVDIVESITPEDFKKNYLKTKRPLVIKGLTKDWPARDKWTAEYLKEIGGDLEVPLYDNSKADPSKPINAATAHMKLGEYLDLIKREPTELRIFFFNLFKKVPSLINDIKIPKDLMGGFIESMPAMFFGGSNSVTFLHYDIDLPHIFHTHFGGRKHIVLFDNKWKDRLYCLPNATYALEDYDVANPDFKKFPALNGVEGYEVFLEHGDTLFMPTGMWHWMKYLDGSFSLSLRAWDQSISRKVASVWSLFTHGAIDSLIKMTFKEKYANWREKKAVQIAENALAKGRP
- a CDS encoding fasciclin domain-containing protein gives rise to the protein MKKLILSAIAVVTMALTTQVYAQKNPMVGGAAMYANKDIVDNAVNSKDHTTLVAAVKAAGLVETLKSAGPFTVFAPTNAAFDKLPKGTVETLVKPENKATLTKILTYHVVAGKMDSKAIAAAIKAGGGKAELTTVEGEKLTAHMMGKKLMLTDAKGGMSTVTIADVNQSNGVIHVIDTVLMPK
- a CDS encoding sugar O-acetyltransferase — its product is MEPIILTEKQKMLAGKAYQAGDAELSKERLKAREVTFEFNNLAPKFIKQRKSLLKGLFGKTESMFYVEPPFRCDYGYNIEIGDNFYANFNLVILDCAKVSIGNSVFIAPNVSIYTAGHPIHSHLRDMEHEWAQEITIGNSVWIGGNVVINPGVTIGSNVVIGSGSIITRSIPDNVFAAGNPCRVIRQITDEDKEFYYKDFKLGE
- the rsgA gene encoding ribosome small subunit-dependent GTPase A, which produces MQGLVIKSTGSWYSVLANDGKRYDCRIVGKFRMKGIQTTNPIAVGDQVKFDLERDGITGVIDELLPRKNYIIRKSINLSKQAQILAANLDMAILIVTLASPRTSLGFIDRFLVTAEAYDVPTVLVFNKLDLFSKEGLEILQDFKEIYQAIGYSCYEVSALKGINVPIIQDLIANKITLISGHSGVGKSSLINALLPDRDLRTGEVSDWSDKGQHTTTFAEMFELPQGGFIVDTPGIRELGVIDIEKEELGHFFREIFKTSHDCKFNNCRHINEPGCAVIKAVDNDEIAVSRYESYLSIYHGNDTRH
- a CDS encoding Smr/MutS family protein, coding for MKFKLGDFVRFVDEKREGYVTKIIDAQTLGVTDEDGFEIPVAVSNLTSVHGHGVSVEEVDAPKPIQVNVPMLSKTENGIYLAVANDNKAGNVVHFHLQNQTASVVLLTLTTERKDKYAGTFYGVIESFNSSLVYSASLADLDIWPEFSFQILLFTKADVKPVAPLTIRKKFRAKDFSTEIKDLPGLNKKGWLIRLDEQAPIIDAQKLKESFFKSSEEKKKTVDVPQKEIDLHIEKLRDDHHFLAADEMLIIQLAHFQNALDAAIVHHFEKIVFIHGSGNGTLRDKIHKIISKNPHIKTYMDAKKEKFSYGATEVVFK
- a CDS encoding carbohydrate kinase family protein, whose product is MRKTVTAIGEILWDVFPEGKKAGGSSMNVALNLHKQNIDSKFVSAVGKDENGEGLIDFLSSKNYPTDLIQNHPTLPTSTVMVKLDETHQATYIIVEPVAWDYIELSENAVEAVKNSDAFVYCSLTCRNEVSKNTILSLLKHAKLKIFDINLRPPFYNIETLSSLLKEADILKVNEDELVYLKANLLLTGNTDEQLLKQLAIKFNIKIICLTVGEKGAYVLSEGKLYYHKGYQVKVADTVGAGDSFLATFISSYLNGFPMDTVLDRACKVGAFVASQPGANPDYGDEVFS
- a CDS encoding DUF3050 domain-containing protein → MHPNIKNIQNNIEPLRQQIVNHKVYAAISELEDLQIFMEHHIFAVWDFMSLLKSLQINLTCTTLPWFPVGDAVTRQLINDIVAGEEADVDANGMIKSHFEMYLDAMQQCGANIKPITNFLHSLKKGRDLQMAFELAEVPEAAQNFVSATFETINSGKTHLQAASFTFGREDLIPNMFISMVKDLNSAQPDQVSNFKYYLERHIEVDGDHHSHLALSMTEKLCNKSEDFWAEAEETAKMALQKRIDLWDAAYAAIVKNKVYA